In the Mytilus trossulus isolate FHL-02 chromosome 1, PNRI_Mtr1.1.1.hap1, whole genome shotgun sequence genome, one interval contains:
- the LOC134692046 gene encoding acetylcholinesterase-like, producing MMKTADRIAEKMKRVYILSFQYISENKPGPDWTGVQHGWDLFYTFGVPTVGHPNIAYTPRDAQVSKDAMKLISEYARKGYTTKASLKLKSYRPACKSYNKLDYVNGKTIVTNELNFRSPRIDFWYKYLYGYENYKCDRYHKYQG from the exons ATGATGAAAACTGCGGATAGGATTGCCGAAAAAATGAAGAGGGTGTACATACTTAGTTTTCAGTATATCTCAGAAAACAAACCAGGCCCAGACTGGAcag GTGTACAGCATGGATGGGACTTATTTTATACGTTTGGAGTGCCAACAGTTGGACATCCGAACATCGCCTATACACCACGTGATGCCCAAGTCTCAAAGGACGCGATGAAGCTAATCAGTGAATATGCAAGAAAAGG TTATACCACGAAAGCCAGTTTGAAGTTAAAAAGTTACAGACCAGCTTGTAAATCGTACAACAAACTGGATTATGTCAATGGAAAAACTATTGTGACAAATGAATTGAATTTCAGATCTCCCCGAATAGACTTTTGGTACAAGTACCTGTACGGttatgaaaattacaaatgCGATAGATATCATAAGTATCAAGGTTAA